From the Pseudomonadota bacterium genome, one window contains:
- a CDS encoding B12-binding domain-containing radical SAM protein codes for MKCLLIIPAWQPEEIFPTRTAASQINYWQPLGTLYVASALQQAGHEVAFLNGAFLTRAEILNAVGLARPEFVGLYSTAFGWPKAMLAAQEIREILPEVFIAVGGPYPVAVREKCLEDCPDVDAVVTGEGEVTVVEMVNRFAAGRDLAEVAGLVWRLNDSIICNAPRPLCTNLDTLAFPARELLGEAGRYIPPPATYKRKPVAVVMTSRGCDHHCIYCFQMDRRRKSGIRYRSIDNVMAEIELCLSQGYREIKFIDETLAGDYDRAMQLTTEIHKRGLDFSWFASARVDQVDKPLLRAFKKAGCWAILLGAESGVQKNLDTIRKGITLEQIRGAVAAAREAGLKVFTPFLFGLPGETFAEGLRTIKFACDLNPDVANFHCLTPFPGTELHDRLEKYGTVSGNLGDYTYQGAAFTPFTMGRGDITRLRRIAFKSFYSRPRFLLRRFIGIRSVNDLRAAFTGIRSLFWIWLSEGVFQRRGVAGEKKPSSATITTGDIPSAGRGIVQG; via the coding sequence ATGAAATGCTTGCTGATCATTCCTGCCTGGCAACCGGAAGAAATTTTTCCGACCAGAACCGCCGCATCCCAGATCAATTACTGGCAGCCTCTGGGGACGCTCTATGTTGCTTCTGCTTTGCAGCAGGCAGGCCATGAGGTGGCGTTTCTGAACGGGGCCTTTCTGACCCGTGCGGAAATCCTCAATGCGGTTGGTCTGGCTAGGCCGGAGTTTGTCGGACTCTACTCTACCGCTTTCGGCTGGCCGAAAGCGATGCTGGCAGCGCAGGAGATCAGGGAGATTCTGCCCGAGGTGTTTATCGCAGTGGGCGGACCGTATCCGGTTGCGGTCCGGGAAAAATGTCTGGAGGATTGCCCGGATGTCGATGCGGTGGTCACCGGTGAAGGTGAAGTGACGGTGGTCGAAATGGTCAACCGTTTTGCGGCGGGCAGGGATCTGGCCGAGGTCGCCGGTCTCGTCTGGCGGCTGAATGATTCAATAATCTGCAACGCTCCCCGGCCGCTCTGCACCAATCTTGACACTCTGGCTTTTCCCGCCCGGGAACTGCTTGGTGAAGCGGGCAGATATATTCCGCCACCCGCAACTTACAAGCGTAAACCGGTGGCGGTGGTCATGACTTCCAGGGGCTGTGATCACCATTGTATCTACTGCTTCCAGATGGACAGAAGGCGGAAGAGCGGGATCAGATATCGCAGTATCGACAACGTGATGGCGGAGATCGAGCTGTGTCTCTCCCAGGGCTATCGGGAGATCAAGTTCATCGATGAAACCCTGGCCGGCGATTACGACCGGGCGATGCAACTGACCACCGAGATTCATAAACGGGGGCTTGATTTCAGCTGGTTTGCCTCGGCAAGGGTCGATCAGGTTGATAAACCCCTGCTCCGGGCCTTTAAAAAGGCGGGCTGCTGGGCGATCCTGCTGGGGGCGGAGAGCGGGGTCCAGAAGAACCTTGATACGATCAGAAAGGGGATCACCCTGGAGCAGATCCGCGGGGCGGTTGCGGCGGCCAGGGAGGCCGGGCTCAAGGTCTTTACCCCGTTTCTGTTCGGTCTGCCCGGCGAGACATTCGCCGAAGGGCTCAGGACCATCAAGTTCGCCTGTGATCTCAATCCCGATGTGGCGAATTTCCATTGCCTGACACCATTTCCGGGCACCGAACTCCACGACCGTCTTGAGAAATACGGAACGGTTTCCGGGAACCTCGGCGATTATACCTATCAGGGCGCTGCGTTTACCCCGTTTACTATGGGCAGAGGCGATATCACCAGATTGCGGCGGATCGCCTTCAAATCTTTCTATTCCCGGCCGCGCTTTCTCCTCCGCCGTTTTATCGGGATCAGAAGCGTGAACGACCTGCGGGCCGCTTTCACCGGAATCCGGAGTCTGTTCTGGATCTGGCTCTCTGAGGGAGTGTTTCAGCGAAGAGGGGTTGCCGGGGAAAAGAAACCGTCATCGGCAACTATCACAACCGGAGATATTCCTTCAGCAGGGCGGGGTATTGTCCAGGGTTGA
- a CDS encoding FAD-dependent oxidoreductase, whose amino-acid sequence MSMQSAASRQLRGPLGSLSAGMGVGGVEENKLPYEHCRHHGADSGSVILGGGLAGLAAGHRLTDAGHPVTVIEKGGAVGGLARTIRHGGFRFDLGGHRFLADNKQTMTLVSGLLGKELLTVPRSSRIFMNGKYVDYPLNPVNALLGLGISTTTSIIFDYAGEKIRRLISAGPPLISLEDWVVAHFGRIMFELYFKDYSEKVWGLNCSRISMEWVARRIDGLSLWKAVRHALFRLKSNGYKTLTDHFVYPRLGIGVLSDRLQERIVCSNQVRVGSEVREVYRTDREITGIEVQDSGGMSLVRGSNYLSSIPLTVLVRKMRPKPPPEVLAAVDRISFRSLVVVAVMLRRKRVTDLTWLYFPGKEIPFGRIHEPTNWSAAMAPAGQTHLVIEYFCDQGDHVWNASDEKLVTETSEQLQRLGFINSREVIDSRVLKVPHAYPVFSVDYQKHLRVVTDWLERFENLHLIGRSGRYSYLNMDHAMESGIKAAGKVLQRSGAHLSMPERIAACPCRV is encoded by the coding sequence ATGAGCATGCAGAGCGCGGCTTCCCGACAGCTCAGAGGGCCGCTGGGATCCTTGTCGGCAGGGATGGGCGTGGGCGGGGTTGAGGAAAACAAACTGCCATACGAACACTGCCGGCACCATGGTGCTGATAGCGGCAGTGTTATTCTGGGCGGTGGTCTGGCTGGACTTGCAGCAGGTCATAGATTAACGGATGCAGGGCACCCGGTTACGGTTATTGAAAAAGGTGGTGCGGTCGGCGGTCTGGCCAGGACCATCCGGCATGGCGGGTTCAGGTTTGATTTGGGTGGGCACCGTTTTCTCGCCGATAACAAACAGACCATGACCCTTGTTTCGGGGTTGCTTGGTAAAGAGCTGTTAACGGTGCCGCGGAGCAGCCGGATTTTTATGAACGGCAAATATGTCGATTATCCCTTGAATCCGGTCAATGCTCTTCTCGGTCTGGGGATTTCCACGACCACCTCGATTATCTTTGATTACGCCGGAGAAAAAATTCGCCGGCTTATCTCGGCAGGGCCACCCTTGATTTCTCTGGAGGATTGGGTGGTGGCACATTTCGGCCGGATAATGTTTGAACTCTATTTCAAAGATTACAGTGAAAAGGTCTGGGGGCTTAACTGCAGCCGGATCAGTATGGAATGGGTTGCCAGGCGCATCGACGGTCTGTCGCTGTGGAAGGCTGTCAGGCATGCGCTCTTCAGGCTGAAGAGCAACGGATACAAGACACTGACCGATCATTTTGTTTACCCACGGCTCGGCATCGGGGTGCTTTCGGACCGGTTGCAGGAGCGTATCGTTTGCAGCAATCAGGTAAGGGTCGGCTCCGAAGTCCGTGAAGTATATCGTACAGACCGGGAGATCACCGGAATAGAGGTGCAGGATAGCGGGGGCATGTCACTGGTTCGCGGCAGCAATTATCTTTCCAGTATCCCGTTAACCGTGCTCGTCCGGAAGATGCGCCCCAAACCGCCGCCTGAAGTGCTGGCGGCGGTGGACCGGATCAGTTTCCGCTCCCTGGTTGTTGTCGCAGTCATGCTGCGCAGGAAGAGGGTGACGGATCTGACCTGGCTCTATTTTCCCGGCAAGGAGATCCCGTTCGGCAGAATCCACGAACCGACCAACTGGAGTGCGGCAATGGCCCCGGCGGGGCAGACCCATCTGGTGATTGAGTATTTCTGTGATCAGGGCGATCATGTCTGGAATGCATCGGATGAAAAGCTGGTTACTGAAACATCAGAGCAGTTGCAGCGACTGGGGTTCATCAACTCCCGGGAAGTGATTGACAGTCGTGTCCTGAAGGTTCCCCACGCCTACCCGGTGTTCAGCGTTGATTATCAGAAGCACCTGCGGGTGGTGACCGACTGGCTGGAACGCTTTGAAAACCTGCACCTCATCGGCCGGAGCGGCCGGTACAGCTACCTGAACATGGACCATGCGATGGAAAGCGGCATCAAAGCGGCCGGGAAAGTCCTGCAACGCTCCGGAGCGCATTTGAGTATGCCGGAACGAATAGCCGCCTGTCCGTGTCGCGTATAA
- a CDS encoding YeeE/YedE family protein: MEIIIPRRNVVWAYVIVGFFSLISVVTFAIHEYYIYLSAYLWFGFIYGMCLQYGRFCFASAFRDLFAVGVPRMVVGIMIATLLFAITSAFVSATGWSTFHAAPVSFHATIAGLIFGVGMVFAGGCASGSLYKTGEGNGVSLLVILSISVTQSLFVDWGGILNRLVPQAWHESALKKGLPDSINVGDGFIDQYLAGYVWDQPVMTYAQSLGMKDDTLSGALLGNALAGVFVPALIILLIVYFFWVKKNYVRKLQKEKGGNITLKDHLHGFWGMIMASKRTSIAGLLLGIACGLQMFVIEGMRMKFGVKNAGTLLVRLGHDYGISAKGTVFDPGYWYVTTQEAQWVGWMLQKLGMENMDNIYFGWVNGIPSPAINPADWMSVALIGGAAVMALLHGEFKFKAPTLELAVWAIIGGALMGIGSRLALGCNVGAFFVRTAMGDMSGWLFGLGMIGGAYIGVKFFNWYTERKMAGEMAGFDL, encoded by the coding sequence ATGGAAATTATTATCCCAAGAAGGAACGTTGTCTGGGCCTACGTTATTGTCGGCTTCTTCAGCCTGATAAGCGTGGTGACCTTCGCAATCCACGAATATTACATCTACCTCTCGGCCTACCTCTGGTTCGGATTTATCTACGGCATGTGCCTGCAGTACGGCAGGTTCTGCTTTGCCTCGGCCTTCAGGGACCTTTTTGCGGTGGGCGTTCCGCGAATGGTCGTCGGAATCATGATCGCGACCCTTCTCTTTGCCATCACCTCGGCCTTTGTTTCGGCCACCGGCTGGAGCACCTTCCATGCGGCCCCGGTCAGTTTTCACGCCACCATTGCCGGCCTGATTTTCGGGGTCGGGATGGTCTTCGCCGGCGGTTGCGCTTCCGGGTCGCTGTACAAGACCGGGGAGGGCAACGGGGTCTCGCTGCTGGTGATCCTCTCGATCAGTGTTACCCAGTCTCTCTTTGTCGACTGGGGCGGGATCCTCAACAGACTGGTCCCCCAGGCCTGGCATGAATCGGCCCTTAAAAAGGGGCTCCCCGATTCGATCAATGTCGGTGATGGGTTTATCGACCAGTATCTCGCCGGGTATGTCTGGGACCAGCCGGTCATGACCTATGCCCAGAGCCTCGGCATGAAAGACGACACCCTTTCCGGAGCGCTGCTGGGCAATGCCCTGGCCGGAGTTTTCGTTCCCGCCCTGATCATCCTCTTGATCGTCTATTTTTTCTGGGTCAAGAAAAACTATGTCCGGAAGCTGCAGAAGGAGAAAGGCGGGAATATTACTCTCAAAGATCATCTGCACGGCTTCTGGGGCATGATCATGGCCTCCAAAAGGACCTCGATTGCAGGGCTGCTGCTGGGGATCGCCTGCGGTCTGCAGATGTTTGTCATCGAAGGCATGCGGATGAAATTCGGGGTCAAAAATGCCGGCACCCTGCTGGTGAGGCTTGGCCATGACTACGGGATTTCGGCCAAAGGGACCGTGTTTGACCCCGGCTACTGGTATGTGACCACCCAGGAAGCACAGTGGGTCGGGTGGATGCTGCAGAAGCTCGGGATGGAGAATATGGACAATATCTATTTTGGCTGGGTGAACGGCATTCCGAGCCCGGCCATCAACCCCGCCGACTGGATGTCGGTTGCCCTGATCGGCGGTGCTGCGGTCATGGCGCTCCTGCACGGAGAATTCAAGTTCAAGGCTCCGACTTTAGAGCTTGCGGTCTGGGCCATTATCGGCGGCGCCCTGATGGGGATCGGTTCCAGGCTGGCCCTGGGGTGTAATGTCGGGGCGTTTTTTGTCCGGACCGCCATGGGCGATATGTCCGGCTGGCTGTTCGGCCTCGGCATGATCGGCGGGGCCTATATCGGGGTCAAGTTTTTTAACTGGTACACGGAGCGGAAGATGGCCGGCGAGATGGCCGGTTTCGATTTATAG
- a CDS encoding sulfurtransferase TusA family protein has product MAMTFAKKEEGVYTLDVTGYVCPHPQIYTKKALEKIRSGEMLEVIFDNPSSSESVSAMCDNNGNDIVEKNSDGGRYVFKIVKG; this is encoded by the coding sequence ATGGCTATGACATTTGCAAAAAAAGAAGAAGGCGTCTACACCCTCGATGTGACCGGGTATGTCTGCCCGCATCCCCAGATCTATACCAAGAAGGCCCTTGAAAAGATCCGGAGCGGCGAAATGCTGGAAGTGATTTTCGATAACCCCTCTTCATCAGAATCGGTTTCCGCCATGTGTGATAACAACGGCAACGATATCGTCGAGAAAAATTCGGATGGCGGCCGGTATGTATTCAAAATTGTCAAAGGCTGA
- a CDS encoding universal stress protein, protein MKNILLAVDDTRSSIRTCEILIDVLGGCLPEHVVLLYVEKIEGGSIMDDLLLSDSEVNTLRKSLQGTEHQEMMDKKARKILEYYAKMLAGKGISAVKKIVRAGHPAEEIMAAAEEEKVGMIVMGSRSQRLHTLFMGSVSREVANNAKIPVLLLR, encoded by the coding sequence GTGAAAAACATTTTACTTGCGGTGGATGACACCAGGAGTTCCATCAGAACATGTGAAATATTGATCGATGTTCTGGGTGGTTGCCTGCCGGAGCATGTTGTCCTGCTATATGTAGAGAAAATTGAAGGCGGCTCAATAATGGATGATCTCCTGCTCAGCGATTCAGAGGTCAACACCTTGAGGAAATCTCTGCAGGGCACCGAGCACCAGGAAATGATGGACAAAAAAGCCCGTAAAATTCTCGAGTATTACGCAAAGATGCTGGCCGGAAAAGGTATTTCGGCTGTGAAGAAAATTGTCCGGGCAGGACATCCGGCTGAGGAGATCATGGCGGCAGCCGAGGAGGAAAAGGTCGGCATGATTGTCATGGGCTCCCGCAGTCAGCGGCTGCACACGCTGTTCATGGGCAGCGTCAGCCGGGAAGTGGCAAACAATGCGAAAATCCCGGTTCTGTTGTTGCGATGA